One region of Gossypium raimondii isolate GPD5lz chromosome 6, ASM2569854v1, whole genome shotgun sequence genomic DNA includes:
- the LOC105773762 gene encoding GATA transcription factor 24 isoform X5 encodes MAAANPQPLQTRPFVDHARGTIQIEDDDGDYEDDAMDDVEDANANSVNVAEHGTGVVGGVNDGGGVVMASRTSELTLSFEGEVYVFPAVTPEKVQAVLLLLGGREIPTDVPTIEVPFDQNNRGVGDLPKRSNLSRRIASLVRFREKRKERCFDKKIRYTVRKEVAQRMHRKNGQFASLKESTSTSSWDSSQTDLQDGTPRPKTVVRRCQHCGVSENNTPAMRRGPAGPRTLCNACGLMWANKGTLRDLSKGGRSISMDQNEPETTIDVKPSIMEGNFPGNQDEHGNPLKDVTDGSNNASVNPDEEVDIYLHIEATEQDSAEQFSELK; translated from the exons ATGGCGGCGGCGAATCCTCAGCCACTGCAGACGCGTCCGTTTGTGGACCACGCGCGAGGGACGATACAGATCGAGGACGACGATGGAGATTACGAAGATGACGCCATGGATGACGTGGAGGACGCGAATGCCAACTCTGTGAATGTGGCGGAGCATGGAACAGGAGTAGTAGGCGGCGTTAATGATGGCGGAGGCGTGGTTATGGCATCGAGAACTAGCGAGCTTACTCTCTCCTTTGAAGGAGAAGTTTACGTGTTCCCTGCTGTTACGCCTGAAAAG GTTCAAGCTGTTCTATTGCTTCTAGGTGGTCGTGAGATCCCCACCGATGTTCCTACAATTGAAGTACCTTTTGATCAAAATAACAGG GGTGTAGGTGATCTTCCGAAGCGCTCCAATCTTTCAAGACGAATAGCATCCTTGGTTAGGTTCCGTGAGAAAAGGAAAGAGAGATGTTTTGACAAGAAAATTAGGTATACAGTACGGAAAGAGGTTGCACAGAG GATGCACCGTAAAAATGGGCAGTTTGCATCTTTAAAGGAAAGTACTAGTACTTCAAGCTGGGATTCCTCTCAAACTGACCTTCAAGATGGTACTCCTCGTCCAAAAACTGT TGTCCGGAGATGTCAGCATTGTGGTGTTAGTGAAAATAATACTCCAGCAATGCGTCGTGGTCCAGCTGGTCCAAGGACTTTATGTAATGCATGTGGGCTTATGTGGGCCAATAAG GGAACGCTGAGAGATCTTAGTAAAGGAGGAAGGAGTATTTCCATGGACCAAAATGAACCT GAAACAACAATTGATGTTAAGCCTTCAATTATGGAAGGGAACTTCCCTGGTAACCAGGATGAACAT GGGAATCCTTTAAAAGATGTCACTGATGGATCCAATAATGCTTCTGTCAACCCAGATGAAGAA gtggatatttatttacatattgaaGCAACTGAACAAGATTCAGCAGAACAATTCTCAGaactgaaataa
- the LOC105773762 gene encoding GATA transcription factor 24 isoform X4 produces the protein MAAANPQPLQTRPFVDHARGTIQIEDDDGDYEDDAMDDVEDANANSVNVAEHGTGVVGGVNDGGGVVMASRTSELTLSFEGEVYVFPAVTPEKVQAVLLLLGGREIPTDVPTIEVPFDQNNRGVGDLPKRSNLSRRIASLVRFREKRKERCFDKKIRYTVRKEVAQRMHRKNGQFASLKESTSTSSWDSSQTDLQDGTPRPKTVVRRCQHCGVSENNTPAMRRGPAGPRTLCNACGLMWANKGTLRDLSKGGRSISMDQNEPETTIDVKPSIMEGNFPGNQDEHIVQGNPLKDVTDGSNNASVNPDEEVDIYLHIEATEQDSAEQFSELK, from the exons ATGGCGGCGGCGAATCCTCAGCCACTGCAGACGCGTCCGTTTGTGGACCACGCGCGAGGGACGATACAGATCGAGGACGACGATGGAGATTACGAAGATGACGCCATGGATGACGTGGAGGACGCGAATGCCAACTCTGTGAATGTGGCGGAGCATGGAACAGGAGTAGTAGGCGGCGTTAATGATGGCGGAGGCGTGGTTATGGCATCGAGAACTAGCGAGCTTACTCTCTCCTTTGAAGGAGAAGTTTACGTGTTCCCTGCTGTTACGCCTGAAAAG GTTCAAGCTGTTCTATTGCTTCTAGGTGGTCGTGAGATCCCCACCGATGTTCCTACAATTGAAGTACCTTTTGATCAAAATAACAGG GGTGTAGGTGATCTTCCGAAGCGCTCCAATCTTTCAAGACGAATAGCATCCTTGGTTAGGTTCCGTGAGAAAAGGAAAGAGAGATGTTTTGACAAGAAAATTAGGTATACAGTACGGAAAGAGGTTGCACAGAG GATGCACCGTAAAAATGGGCAGTTTGCATCTTTAAAGGAAAGTACTAGTACTTCAAGCTGGGATTCCTCTCAAACTGACCTTCAAGATGGTACTCCTCGTCCAAAAACTGT TGTCCGGAGATGTCAGCATTGTGGTGTTAGTGAAAATAATACTCCAGCAATGCGTCGTGGTCCAGCTGGTCCAAGGACTTTATGTAATGCATGTGGGCTTATGTGGGCCAATAAG GGAACGCTGAGAGATCTTAGTAAAGGAGGAAGGAGTATTTCCATGGACCAAAATGAACCT GAAACAACAATTGATGTTAAGCCTTCAATTATGGAAGGGAACTTCCCTGGTAACCAGGATGAACAT ATTGTGCAGGGGAATCCTTTAAAAGATGTCACTGATGGATCCAATAATGCTTCTGTCAACCCAGATGAAGAA gtggatatttatttacatattgaaGCAACTGAACAAGATTCAGCAGAACAATTCTCAGaactgaaataa